The DNA segment CGATGCCCAGAAGCAGGAAATGCGTGAGAAGGGACGAAGCTATGTCATCAATGGGCGAACAGGACAACAAATGCCGCTGGACGTGGCTATCCTAGAGGACATGGAGCGCCACCAAGAGCGTTATAATATTTTGGACCGCATCTCCTCAGCGACCTTTAAGATCGCCCTGATTCAAGGCTCTAACGACGGGGCACATTTGCGAGAGGGTTCAAGTAAACTTGTATCCATCAGGCCGGATATTCCCTGGATTCATATTCCGGGCGGCAATCATACGTTCAATACCGTCCATCCCTTTCAAGGAACGACTGCGCCACTAGAAGAGGCGCTTAAAGCAAGCCTGCTGTTCATTAATCAGACCTTATCCTTAATCAAATACTAGACAAAAAACCGGGTTATCCTAGGAACGGATAGCCCGGTTTTATATTTATTCATAACGTAATGCTTCGATTGGATGCAGCTTAGATGCCTTGTTGGCTGGATACAATCCGAAGAAAATCCCTACAGCTGCCGAGAATCCAAATGCCAATAGAATAGCCCACATGGATACAACGAACGGCCAGCCGGAAATGGTCGAGAAGAGGTAGGCTGCCCCCAGTCCAAGCAGTGCCCCTGCCGTTCCTCCAATAAAGCACAGTACGACCGCTTCAATCATGAATTGCAGCATGATCGTGCCCGGCGTAGCCCCAATCGCTTTACGGATCCCGATTTCCCGGGTTCGCTCGGTGACGGATACCAACATAATGTTCATAACGCCAATCCCGCCAACAAGCAACGAAATGCCAGCAATGGAACCGATAATCGTCTGCAAAATAGAGAAGGTACTCGAAACCATTTCCTCAGCGTCCTTCCCCGTTTGGGACATATATGCGCTTTGATCCACGTTATTCAAATCAGCTAGCCATTTCTTCACCCGTTCCATGGTCTCTTCTATATTCTCTGGCGACGAGGCAACCGCCTCAAGCGCCCGGAAGCGCTCGTTGCTTCCTGGCATAGCAGTGATCGGAGCAAAGGCCGAATATTGCTGCCCTTCAAATCCGCTCAGAATTGATTCCTGAGGTTTAAACACGCCAACAATACGGAAGGTTCCGTCCGACAGCACCAGCTTGCGACCGATAGCGGATTGTTCGGAGCCATACACCTCCTCGGCAAATTTCTTCTCTACTACGATGACCCTTTGCCGGCCTCGTTCCTCCTGTGAGGTAAAGAAGCGTCCAGCAACCATGTCAATTTTCTGCATTCTATTCGTTTGCGATGTCGTTGCCGTAATCGTAAAGCGTAGTGTCTCTTTTTTGTGCTTCATCGTCATGGAATATGGCAAGGAGGAAGAGGCATATTTAACACCATCTAGCTTACGGATCTCCGTTAGGTCACGAAGACGAAAATCCGTATCATTGTCGCCGCTGCTCTCCATCTGGTTCTCAAAAATAACAAAATAGCCGTCTTCATAAACTGATACGATGGACAAAATTGAGCTTTGGCCAGCCTGACCGATCGATACGACAGTGACCACCGCCGCCACACCGAATACGATACCGATCATCGTGAGGAATGAACGGAGCTTGTTCAGCCGCAAGTTATCGAGCGCGATCAGTATACTCTCCCATATGCTCATGTCGTAACACTTCCTTTACGCGTATCTTTGAGCATTTGCCCATCGCCGAAAAGTAAAATTCGATCCGCATGCTCGGCAATATCAGGCTCGTGGGTAACGAGTACAATCGTCGTTCCTTCCTGATGAATCTCCTTAAATAAATGCATAATTTCATGGGATGATTTCGTATCTAGGTTTCCGGTCGGTTCGTCGGCAAGCAAGATCGGTGCATTCATCGTCAAAGCCCTTGCGATAGCTACCCGCTGCCGCTGTCCCCCCGAAAGCTCGTTAGGCCGATGCTTCACGCGTCCCTCCAGCCCAACCCTCTTAAGCAGCTCCAGCGCTCGTTCATTACGCTGCTCGCGGCCAATTCCTGCGTACATCATCGGAAGAGTCACATTTTGCAGCACGGTCTGCCTGCCGAGCAGGTTAAAGCTTTGAAAGACAAAACCGATTTTTTGATTGCGCACACGCGCCAGCTGCTCTTCATCCAAAGTATGAACTTCTTCGCCATCCAGCTCATACTCCCCGGAAGTAGGTATATCAAGACAGCCAATGATGTTCATCAACGTGGATTTTCCAGATCCTGAGGAGCCCATGATCGCCACAAACTCTCCCCGCTCTACCTTTAAATTCAGCGGCTGCAGGGCTTGTACTTCCAACTCGCCATTCTTATAAACTTTCGAAATATCTCTTAGGGTAATCATGGCAGCTTCACCTTGTCGCCGTCCTTGAGCTGATTTGCCCCTTCCAAGACAACACTTTCCC comes from the Paenibacillus lentus genome and includes:
- a CDS encoding ABC transporter permease; this translates as MSIWESILIALDNLRLNKLRSFLTMIGIVFGVAAVVTVVSIGQAGQSSILSIVSVYEDGYFVIFENQMESSGDNDTDFRLRDLTEIRKLDGVKYASSSLPYSMTMKHKKETLRFTITATTSQTNRMQKIDMVAGRFFTSQEERGRQRVIVVEKKFAEEVYGSEQSAIGRKLVLSDGTFRIVGVFKPQESILSGFEGQQYSAFAPITAMPGSNERFRALEAVASSPENIEETMERVKKWLADLNNVDQSAYMSQTGKDAEEMVSSTFSILQTIIGSIAGISLLVGGIGVMNIMLVSVTERTREIGIRKAIGATPGTIMLQFMIEAVVLCFIGGTAGALLGLGAAYLFSTISGWPFVVSMWAILLAFGFSAAVGIFFGLYPANKASKLHPIEALRYE
- a CDS encoding ABC transporter ATP-binding protein, whose protein sequence is MITLRDISKVYKNGELEVQALQPLNLKVERGEFVAIMGSSGSGKSTLMNIIGCLDIPTSGEYELDGEEVHTLDEEQLARVRNQKIGFVFQSFNLLGRQTVLQNVTLPMMYAGIGREQRNERALELLKRVGLEGRVKHRPNELSGGQRQRVAIARALTMNAPILLADEPTGNLDTKSSHEIMHLFKEIHQEGTTIVLVTHEPDIAEHADRILLFGDGQMLKDTRKGSVTT